The following proteins are encoded in a genomic region of Magnolia sinica isolate HGM2019 chromosome 1, MsV1, whole genome shotgun sequence:
- the LOC131240059 gene encoding polyadenylate-binding protein-interacting protein 4-like isoform X10 — protein MSLDGGGHGFNIEVFGSSPAYLPQYKDIVLTFKPHPRSSDHNAETNSSHGLTNTNIRDGLLTNVRRKPSESVPEAEYGKMEGVCRAKSDEDSAVQVVSSSERQAGKEKPQFVEDLYGARKDSNIVRKVPSFSSSTNVYYAASCLPHPKSVEGRVVEISADGAECVHPVSPLISSEASDGAMPFSTSVQSSDFPAPNASNSTLDVTSASSSNRLAAPTVVVPSNNSVSNTSAKEFKLNPGAKTFSPSFASPRSVPPPVSTVGYVPNSSAVLPVAGVHPGVEISPLVPHPSVPLKLVSYNNLFSGNNGSGSQYSLPIVGHIGGRQQPVRYGSPFQTGPAYVHPNPQTVMVGRMGPVVYVHPIPHDAIQGAAALSQVPARPMLTPHQSHLPKHQGTAAQTLQLCMTPPVVASVQQPFSVPSHIPFPQPFPTMRPTSGPGSKFQ, from the exons ATGTCACTCGATGGTGGAGGTCATggcttcaacattgaggtctttgGTTCAAGCCCAGCTTACCTACCACAATATAAGG ATATTGTTCTCACTTTCAAGCCTCATCCTAGGAGCTCGGACCATAATGCAGAAACTAATTCTTCTCATGGTTTGACAAATACAAATATCAGGGATGGTCTCCTCACAAATGTACGCCGAAAGCCATCGGAAAGTGTGCCAGAAGCtgaatatggaaaaatggaaggCGTTTGTAGGGCAAAG TCCGACGAAGATTCTGCTGTTCAGGTTGTTTCCAGTTCTGAGAG ACAGGCTGGGAAAGAGAAACCTCAGTTCGTAGAGGATCTTTATGGGGCTCGTAAGGACAGCAAT ATAGTACGCAAGGTTCCCTCTTTTAGTTCAAGTA CGAATGTTTATTATGCAGCGAGTTGCCTTCCCCATCCAAAATCTGTTGAGGGAAGGGTTGTTGAGATATCAGCAGATGGAGCAGAATGTGTTCATCCTGTCTCTCCACTCATCTCATCAGAAGCCTCAGATGGTGCCATGCCCTTTTCTACAAGTGTCCAATCATCTGATTTTCCTGCTCCAAATGCTTCCAATTCAACTTTAGATGTTACATCAGCTTCAAGTTCTAATCGTTTGGCGGCACCTACAGTGGTGGTTCCTTCAAATAACTCAGTTTCCAACACGAGTGCAAAG GAATTTAAGCTCAATCCGGGAGCAAAAACCTTCTCACCATCATTTGCAAGTCCTAGGTCAGTGCCTCCTCCAGTGTCGACCGTAGGTTATGTTCCGAACAGCTCTGCTGTGCTGCCTGTTGCTGGTGTGCATCCTGGAGTTGAAATCAGCCCTCTTGTACCCCATCCATCTGTGCCCTTGAAGCTTGTCTCATACAATAACCTGTTTTCTGGAAACAATGGCAGCGGTTCTCAATATTCTCTACCT ATTGTTGGACACATTGGTGGCAGGCAACAGCCGGTGAGATATGGCAGCCCATTTCAAACTGGACCTGCTTATGTGCATCCAAATCCTCAAACT GTTATGGTTGGACGAATGGGACCGGTGGTTTATGTGCATCCAATCCCTCAT GATGCAATTCAAGGAGCAGCAGCTCTCTCGCAAGTACCTGCACGCCCTATGTTGACTCCACATCAATCTCATCTACCAAAGCACCAAG gAACTGCAGCTCAGACATTGCAGCTATGTATGACACCTCCCGTTGTAGCCAGTGTGCAGCAACCATTTTCTGTTCCAAGCCACATCCCATTCCCGCAACCCTTCCCCACGATGCGGCCCACTTCGGGCCCCGGCAGTAAGTTCCAGTGA
- the LOC131240017 gene encoding protein METABOLIC NETWORK MODULATOR 1-like isoform X2 → MSQENQGNNSAATPSVLPVKRGRGRPRKYDNPSEREEARRRRRRRTDSAARADSVLVGQIVSGVLDGSFDAGYLLTVRVGETDTVLRGIVFKPGLSVPVSAANDVAPHAKMFTRSGVPLPAAQQQNPVPVLIPPSEINNGGPMRILPRNVPAFPSELHMVHVVGTQRMDDSSHSMKGPFKDANHVNQVPAQVLQPEIKTEILSPRHAGRQDDADRARLVSHRTDQPQVEKGKSTNMSPKKETTEGAAGKTNQLLLIAPQKGMLDLMGTEASYQTKGPLNGAAVPKRLKEKKRKAFSMDGPADGSHQAPLVAVQDKHTQLPGQTPKKDRISHSTKVTREDLQSGSKTDRQLETLVGEAIPFELRDLQSGLRQEALGTQASTNPTGLAQKENPASK, encoded by the exons ATGAGCCAAGAGAACCAAGGCAATAATTCTGCTGCTACACCAAGTGTCCTCCCTGTGAAGCGTGGACGTGGTCGGCCTAGGAAGTATGACAATCCATCTGAAAGGGAGGAGGCAAGGAGAAGGCGACGGCGGAGAACAGATTCAGCTGCTCGTGCGGACAGTGTTTTGGTGGGCCAGATAGTCTCTGGCGTTCTTGACGGGTCTTTTGATGCTGGGTATTTGCTCACCGTCAGAGTAGGTGAAACCGATACCGTCTTGAGGGGCATTGTGTTCAAGCCAGGGCTGTCTGTTCCTGTTTCTGCTGCGAATGATGTTGCGCCCCATGCGAAGATGTTCACGAGAAGTGGAGTCCCTCTTCCAGCTGCCCAACAGCAGAATCCGGTGCCCGTTTTAATTCCCCCATCTGAAATAAACAATGGGGGGCCCATGAGGATCCTTCCGAGAAATGTGCCTGCATTTCCATCCGAGCTTCACATGGTGCACGTGGTGGGGACACAGCGGATGGATGATAGCTCTCATTCAATGAAAGGACCATTCAAAGATGCCAATCATGTTAATCAAGTTCCAGCACAGGTTTTGCAGCCTGAGATTAAAACTGAAATCTTGAGTCCCCGTCATGCAGGACGGCAGGATGATGCCGATCGGGCCAGGCTAGTTTCCCACCGTACTGATCAGCCTCAGGTTGAGAAAGGAAAATCAACTAATATGTCACCCAAAAAGGAGACTACTGAAGGAGCAGCTGGCAAGACCAATCAGTTGCTTCTGATTGCACCCCAGAAAGGAATGTTGGATTTAATG GGAACTGAAGCTTCATATCAAACGAAAGGGCCATTGAATGGTGCAGCTGTACCCAAGCGTCTAAAG gaaaagaaaaggaaggccTTTTCAATGGATGGACCAGCTGATGGGAGCCACCAGGCACCTTTGGTTGCTGTGCAAGATAAGCACACCCAGCTTCCAGGGCAGACTCCCAAGAAAGACAGGATTTCTCATTCAACTAAAGTAACTAGAGAAGATCTACAGTCTGGATCAAAGACTGATCGACAGCTAGAGACATTGGTGGGAGAAGCCATTCCATTTGAACTGCGTGATCTGCAATCAGGACTTCGTCAGGAAGCGCTGGGGACCCAGGCATCTACCAATCCAACTGGGCTTGCCCAGAAAGAGAATCCTGCCTCAAAATGA
- the LOC131243947 gene encoding secreted RxLR effector protein 161-like yields the protein MKDNSYALAVGSIMYAQVCTRMDIAFVVGMLGRYLSNLGMNYWIVIKKVLRYLQRTKDFALMYRRFDRLELVRYTDENFAGRLDSKKSTSGYVFMMGGGAKLWNNVKQLITTSSTIEAKYVDCHEAMSQAIWL from the coding sequence AAAGATAATTCGTATGCGTTAGCAGttgggagcatcatgtatgctcaggtCTGTACCCGTATGGATATTGCTTTTGTGGTTGGAATGTTGGGCAGGTACCTTAGCAATCTAGGGATGAATTATTGGATAGTTATTAAGAAAGTGTTGCGTTACCTACAACGGACAAAGGATTTCGCACTCATGTATAGGAGATTTGACCGTTTGGAGTTGGTTAGATATACAGATGAAAATTTTGCGGGCCGTCTTGACAGCAAGAAGTCCACCTCGGGCTATGTattcatgatgggtggtggagccaAATTATGGAATAACGTGAAACAGTTGATTACGACGTCTTCTACCATAGAAGCGAAGTATGTAGATTGTCATGAAGCCATGAGTCAGGCGATCTGGCTTTAG
- the LOC131240059 gene encoding polyadenylate-binding protein-interacting protein 4-like isoform X9, with product MSLDGGGHGFNIEVFGSSPAYLPQYKVWTSSDIVLTFKPHPRSSDHNAETNSSHGLTNTNIRDGLLTNVRRKPSESVPEAEYGKMEGVCRAKSDEDSAVQVVSSSERQAGKEKPQFVEDLYGARKDSNIVRKVPSFSSSTNVYYAASCLPHPKSVEGRVVEISADGAECVHPVSPLISSEASDGAMPFSTSVQSSDFPAPNASNSTLDVTSASSSNRLAAPTVVVPSNNSVSNTSAKEFKLNPGAKTFSPSFASPRSVPPPVSTVGYVPNSSAVLPVAGVHPGVEISPLVPHPSVPLKLVSYNNLFSGNNGSGSQYSLPIVGHIGGRQQPVRYGSPFQTGPAYVHPNPQTVMVGRMGPVVYVHPIPHDAIQGAAALSQVPARPMLTPHQSHLPKHQGTAAQTLQLCMTPPVVASVQQPFSVPSHIPFPQPFPTMRPTSGPGSKFQ from the exons ATGTCACTCGATGGTGGAGGTCATggcttcaacattgaggtctttgGTTCAAGCCCAGCTTACCTACCACAATATAAGG TTTGGACTTCATCAGATATTGTTCTCACTTTCAAGCCTCATCCTAGGAGCTCGGACCATAATGCAGAAACTAATTCTTCTCATGGTTTGACAAATACAAATATCAGGGATGGTCTCCTCACAAATGTACGCCGAAAGCCATCGGAAAGTGTGCCAGAAGCtgaatatggaaaaatggaaggCGTTTGTAGGGCAAAG TCCGACGAAGATTCTGCTGTTCAGGTTGTTTCCAGTTCTGAGAG ACAGGCTGGGAAAGAGAAACCTCAGTTCGTAGAGGATCTTTATGGGGCTCGTAAGGACAGCAAT ATAGTACGCAAGGTTCCCTCTTTTAGTTCAAGTA CGAATGTTTATTATGCAGCGAGTTGCCTTCCCCATCCAAAATCTGTTGAGGGAAGGGTTGTTGAGATATCAGCAGATGGAGCAGAATGTGTTCATCCTGTCTCTCCACTCATCTCATCAGAAGCCTCAGATGGTGCCATGCCCTTTTCTACAAGTGTCCAATCATCTGATTTTCCTGCTCCAAATGCTTCCAATTCAACTTTAGATGTTACATCAGCTTCAAGTTCTAATCGTTTGGCGGCACCTACAGTGGTGGTTCCTTCAAATAACTCAGTTTCCAACACGAGTGCAAAG GAATTTAAGCTCAATCCGGGAGCAAAAACCTTCTCACCATCATTTGCAAGTCCTAGGTCAGTGCCTCCTCCAGTGTCGACCGTAGGTTATGTTCCGAACAGCTCTGCTGTGCTGCCTGTTGCTGGTGTGCATCCTGGAGTTGAAATCAGCCCTCTTGTACCCCATCCATCTGTGCCCTTGAAGCTTGTCTCATACAATAACCTGTTTTCTGGAAACAATGGCAGCGGTTCTCAATATTCTCTACCT ATTGTTGGACACATTGGTGGCAGGCAACAGCCGGTGAGATATGGCAGCCCATTTCAAACTGGACCTGCTTATGTGCATCCAAATCCTCAAACT GTTATGGTTGGACGAATGGGACCGGTGGTTTATGTGCATCCAATCCCTCAT GATGCAATTCAAGGAGCAGCAGCTCTCTCGCAAGTACCTGCACGCCCTATGTTGACTCCACATCAATCTCATCTACCAAAGCACCAAG gAACTGCAGCTCAGACATTGCAGCTATGTATGACACCTCCCGTTGTAGCCAGTGTGCAGCAACCATTTTCTGTTCCAAGCCACATCCCATTCCCGCAACCCTTCCCCACGATGCGGCCCACTTCGGGCCCCGGCAGTAAGTTCCAGTGA
- the LOC131240017 gene encoding uncharacterized protein LOC131240017 isoform X1, which yields MSQENQGNNSAATPSVLPVKRGRGRPRKYDNPSEREEARRRRRRRTDSAARADSVLVGQIVSGVLDGSFDAGYLLTVRVGETDTVLRGIVFKPGLSVPVSAANDVAPHAKMFTRSGVPLPAAQQQNPVPVLIPPSEINNGGPMRILPRNVPAFPSELHMVHVVGTQRMDDSSHSMKGPFKDANHVNQVPAQVLQPEIKTEILSPRHAGRQDDADRARLVSHRTDQPQVEKGKSTNMSPKKETTEGAAGKTNQLLLIAPQKGMLDLMVSTDGPSDDVSWAPSVAAQALPLEPKTEKPVEVLQGTEASYQTKGPLNGAAVPKRLKEKKRKAFSMDGPADGSHQAPLVAVQDKHTQLPGQTPKKDRISHSTKVTREDLQSGSKTDRQLETLVGEAIPFELRDLQSGLRQEALGTQASTNPTGLAQKENPASK from the exons ATGAGCCAAGAGAACCAAGGCAATAATTCTGCTGCTACACCAAGTGTCCTCCCTGTGAAGCGTGGACGTGGTCGGCCTAGGAAGTATGACAATCCATCTGAAAGGGAGGAGGCAAGGAGAAGGCGACGGCGGAGAACAGATTCAGCTGCTCGTGCGGACAGTGTTTTGGTGGGCCAGATAGTCTCTGGCGTTCTTGACGGGTCTTTTGATGCTGGGTATTTGCTCACCGTCAGAGTAGGTGAAACCGATACCGTCTTGAGGGGCATTGTGTTCAAGCCAGGGCTGTCTGTTCCTGTTTCTGCTGCGAATGATGTTGCGCCCCATGCGAAGATGTTCACGAGAAGTGGAGTCCCTCTTCCAGCTGCCCAACAGCAGAATCCGGTGCCCGTTTTAATTCCCCCATCTGAAATAAACAATGGGGGGCCCATGAGGATCCTTCCGAGAAATGTGCCTGCATTTCCATCCGAGCTTCACATGGTGCACGTGGTGGGGACACAGCGGATGGATGATAGCTCTCATTCAATGAAAGGACCATTCAAAGATGCCAATCATGTTAATCAAGTTCCAGCACAGGTTTTGCAGCCTGAGATTAAAACTGAAATCTTGAGTCCCCGTCATGCAGGACGGCAGGATGATGCCGATCGGGCCAGGCTAGTTTCCCACCGTACTGATCAGCCTCAGGTTGAGAAAGGAAAATCAACTAATATGTCACCCAAAAAGGAGACTACTGAAGGAGCAGCTGGCAAGACCAATCAGTTGCTTCTGATTGCACCCCAGAAAGGAATGTTGGATTTAATGGTGAGTACTGATGGACCATCAGATGATGTCAGCTGGGCACCTTCTGTTGCTGCCCAAGCCTTACCTTTGGAACCCAAAACTGAAAAACCTGTTGAGGTCTTGCAGGGAACTGAAGCTTCATATCAAACGAAAGGGCCATTGAATGGTGCAGCTGTACCCAAGCGTCTAAAG gaaaagaaaaggaaggccTTTTCAATGGATGGACCAGCTGATGGGAGCCACCAGGCACCTTTGGTTGCTGTGCAAGATAAGCACACCCAGCTTCCAGGGCAGACTCCCAAGAAAGACAGGATTTCTCATTCAACTAAAGTAACTAGAGAAGATCTACAGTCTGGATCAAAGACTGATCGACAGCTAGAGACATTGGTGGGAGAAGCCATTCCATTTGAACTGCGTGATCTGCAATCAGGACTTCGTCAGGAAGCGCTGGGGACCCAGGCATCTACCAATCCAACTGGGCTTGCCCAGAAAGAGAATCCTGCCTCAAAATGA